DNA from Streptomyces luteogriseus:
GCCCAACAGGTGCGCGGAACGACGAAGTTGCACACGACCCTCACCCCGACCAAGGAGAGCGGCACCCTCGTCGCCTACCTGTACGACGTGGGGCCGCTCGGCCTCGGCAAGCTGGTCACCCACGCGCCGTACACCTTCCACGGGCGCACCCCCGGAAAGCCGTTCGGCGTCGACCTGGAGCTGTACTCCACGGCCTACGACGTCCCGGCCGGGCATCGCCTCGCCCTGGTCGTCGACACGGTCGACCCGCTCTACATCGAGCACAACCCGTCCGGCGCGCAGCTGACCTTCTCCTCGCCGGTGAACGACCCGTCGTACGTGTCGGTTCCGCTGCGCGAGCAGTGATCTCCGGCTGCCGCCGGACGGGCCTGGCCGATGTGAACCGCCGCCCCCGTGGCCTTCGGGCCGTGGGGGCCGCACCCGGTGGGAGATGCCCCGCGGACCGGGCGGGCGGTCTGCTCACCCCCGGCGGATTCGGCGGCCTTCGGCGAAGTCCCCCTCTCCGACAGGGATGAAGGGCACATCGTAGTCGAGGTCCGATGCGATGAGCCGTCCGGTGCCTTCCCGTTCAGTGCTTGAGGATCTTGGAGAGGAAGTCCTTGGCGCGGTCACTGCTCGGGTTGGTGAAGAACTCGTCAGGGGTGCGGTCCTCGACGATCCGGCCGTCGGCCATGAAGACGACACGGTTGGCGGCCGAGCGGGCGAAGCCCATCTCGTGGGTGACGACGATCATGGTCATGCCGTCGCGGGCCAGTTGCTTCATGACCTCCAGCACCTCGTTGATCATCTCCGGGTCGAGGGCCGAGGTCGGCTCGTCGAAGAGCATCGCCTTCGGCTCCATGGCCAGGGCGCGGGCGATCGCCACACGCTGCTGCTGACCACCGGAGAGCTGCGCCGGGTACTTGTCCGCCTGGTCGGCGACGCCGACCCGGTCGAGGAGTTCACGGGAGCGCTTGTCGGCGTCCTCCTTCCGGCGCCCGCGCACCTTGACCTGCCCCAGGGAGAGGTTCTGCAGGACGGTCTTGTGGGCGAAGAGGTTGAACGCCTGGAAGACCATCCCGACGTCGGCGCGCAGCCGGGCCAGGGGCTTGCCCTCCAACGGCAGCGGCTGCCCGTCGAGGACGATGTCCCCGGACTCGATGGTCTCCAGCCGGTTGATCGCCCGGCAGAGGGTCGACTTCCCCGACCCCGACGGGCCGATCACCACGACCACCTCCCCCCGGCCGACGGTGAGGTTGATGTCCTGCAGGACATGCAGCTCCCCGAAGTGCTTGTTGACGTCACGCAGCTCGATCAGCGGCTCGACGGCCATGCTCAGCCCTACTCACTCTCAGCTGTGTGGTGGTTGCCGCAACGTATCCAGGCAAGATCGGACTTGTCGGGCGACACGCACTTTTCGATCATTAGCCGTATTTACGTCGGACTTTGGGCCAAAGGTTGCGGCCATGGGGCTCACGACTCCGCGACTTCCGCGTACAGCTGTGACAGCTCGGGCACCCCGTACGCGGCCCACTCGTGGCCGGAGTCGACGACGTCGAACTCGCGACCGGAGTCCAGGCGTACGACGGGCTGCCCGTCGGGACGGATCTCCCAGGCGGCGCCCGCCACGGTGCGCACGATGACGCTGCCCAGGTAGAGACCGGCGTCGTTGCCGAGCCAGTTCAGGGTCTCCTCGTCGTCCCGCCAGCGCGGCAGGAGCTGGTCGAGCGCCTCCAGCGAGGCAGCCGTGTCGTCCAGCCGGACACCCGCCCGGGACGCCTGGGAGCGGAGAAGTTCGCACTCGGCGAGGAGTTCCGCGATGCCTGCCGGATCGGGGACCCCGACCTTCTGGCGCCGGTTGCCCAGGAAAGGGATGTTCATACGTCCAGCGTGTCATTCGTACCGCCGTACGCACCACAGGGCGCGCGGACCCGCCGATCCCGGACGAGTTCAGGCCGAGTTCAGGCAGCGTGCGTTGACGGGTCACTCCTGTCTCCCTAACTTCACCGTGCGCCTTGCGTCTCTGCCGTCGTTACCTCATCAGTTCCGTCCCTGCGTTTGCCGTTGTCGCGTCGTGTGTCGATGAGCGGGAGGAGTCGGCCGTGCGCCGATGTGTCCGGGGGATCCTGATCGTCCTGGCCCTGTGCGGGTCGCCGGTCCCGGCGGTGTCGGCGCATGCCGCCGCGGAGGGACGGGCCGCGCCGGTGCCGCTTGAGCGGCTGTTCGACAACGTGGCGGTCAGCGACGACGGCTCCCCCGAGGAGGCCGACTTCGACGGGTCCGGCGCCTCCCTGTCGGCGCGGGACCTCAGCGCCGCAGGCTGGACGCCCGGCCGCGCCCTCACCGTGCAGGGCGCCCGGCTGGCCTGGCCGAAGCGGCAGCCCGGGGAGCGGGACAACGTCCGCGCCGCCGGGCAGGACGTCCGGATCACGGGGCGCGGGGACGCCCTGGCCTTCCTGGTGGCGGGCACCGCCGGCACCGAGGTGGGCGGCCCGGGCACGGTCACCTACGCGAACGGCACCCGCTCCGGGTACCGGCTGACCGCGTCCGACTGGCGCACCGGGCCGCTCGCGACCAAGGCGGTGACCCTGCCGCACATCAACACACCTGGTGGCCAGGTCGCCCGGCAGGCCCGCCTGTACGTCGTGACGGTGCCCTTGGTTCCGGGCCGCGCGGTGACGTCCGTCCGGCTGCCGCGCGCGGCCGGGCTGCACGTCTTCGCGGTGTCGGTACGGACCGCCACACCGGGCTGGACGGGCAGTTGGACGACGGCCACGGGCGGCTACGCCGCCGTGGGTCCGTGGACGGACCGGACGCTGCGGCTGGTCGTGCACACATCGGCCGGCGGGCCCCGGGTGCGGCTGCGGTTCGACAACACCTTCGCCGCGGCTCCGGTACGGATCGGGAGCGCCACGGTCGCGGTGCAGGCGTCAGGCGCGGCCTCGCGGGCTACGCCGGTGGCGCTGTCGTTCGGCGGTGCGGCGGGCGTGACGCTCCCCGCCGGGGCACAGGCGTACAGCGATCCGCTCGGCTTCTCCGTCCCGGCGGACACCAACCTCCTGGTGAGCTTCCATCTGCCCGGGACGGTTTCCGCGGCGCCCGTGCACGGGCTCGCGCAGCAGCGTTCCTACGTCAGCGAGCCCGGCGACCACACGGCGGAGGGCGCCGCCGGGGCGTACACCTCGGTGATCACCCGCTGGCCGCTGCTCGCCGGGGTCGACGTGAGCGGCGGTCCCGGGTCGGTGGTGCTGCTCGGGGACTCGATCACCGATGGCGACAAGTCGACGGTGGACGCCAACCGGCGCTGGCCGAACGTGCTGGCCGGCCGGCTCCTGAAGCAGAGCACCGTCCCGCGCTACGGCGTGCTGAACCTGGGCGTCTCGGGCAACCGTGTGGTCACCGACCGGTACCCCGGGGACGGGGTGTCCACGGACACGGCCGGGGTGAGCGCCCTGCACCGCTTCGACCGGGACGTCCTCGCCCAGCCGTCGACGCGTACGGCCGTCGTCTTCGAGGGCATCAACGACCTGCGGTGGGGCACCTCGGCGGAGCAGCTGATCGCGGGGCTGCGCGAGCTCGCGGCGCGCGGGCACGCCCGGGGGCTGCGGATGCTCGCGGCGACGATCCTGCCCTGTGAGGGCGAGGCGCGGTGCACGGCCGCCGTCGATGCCGAGCGGGCCGAGGTGAACGCGTGGATCCGCGCCGGCGAGGTCTTCGACGGCGTGCTCGACTTCGACGCGGTGGTCCGTGATCCGCAGCGGCCGTCCCGGATGCTGCCCGCCTATGACAGCGGGGACCATCTGCATCCGGGCGACACGGGGCTTGCGGCCCTGGCGGACTCGGTCGATCTGCGGCTGCTGAGGCCCTAGACGTCCAGGTCCACGACCACGGGCGCGTGGTCCGACGCGCCCTTGCCCTTGCGCTCCTCGCGGTCCACGTACGCGTCGCTGACGGCCTTGGCGAAGGGAGCGTTGCCGTACACCAGGTCGATGCGCATGCCGCGGTTCTTCGGGAAGGAGAGCTGGCGGTAGTCCCAGTACGTGAACGGCTGGTCGTACTTGAGGGGCCTCGGGACCACGTCGGACAGGCCCGCCTCGCGCAGGGAGGCGAGGGCTGCGCGCTCGGCGGGGGTGACGTGGGTGGAGCCCTCGAAGAAGGCCGGGTCGAAGACGTCGTCGTCGGTCGGCGCCACGTTGTAGTCGCCCATCACCGCGAAGGGGCGGCTGCCCGCCGCGTCACCGGCGACGGCGGCCTTCAGCGCCTCGAACCACTGGAGCTTGTAGGCGTAGTGCGGGTGGTCCACCTCGCGGCCGTTCGGCACGTAGACCGACCAGACGCGGAGCGGGCCGCAGGTCGCCGAGATGGCGCGGGGCTCCACCGAGCCGTCGAACCCGGGGTCGCCGGGCACGCCCTTGACGACGTCCTCGATGCCGACGCGGGAGAGCACCGCCACGCCGTTCCACCGGCCGGTCGCGTGGACCGCCGCCTCGTAGCCCAGCTCGCGCAGTTGCTCCGACGGGAACTGCTCCTCGGCGACCTTGGCCTCCTGGAGGCACAGCACGTCCGTGCCGCTGTTCTCCAGCCAGGCCAGGAGCCTCGGCAGGCGGGCGGTGATCGAGTTCACGTTCCAGGTCGCGATGCGCATGTCCCACAACCTACCCGGCGGGTGTGACACCCGGCCCCGTCAGACCTCGGCGGACTCCCCGGGCGTCAGCCGCAGGTGGTCCGAGCCACCGAGCTGCCCGATCTGCCGGTCGTAGATGGGGCGGGCCAGGTCGGTGAGGAGGGCGTCGTGGATGTCGTAGGCGCGCTGCGGCTTCAGCTCGCGCACGTAGTCGATGACCTCGGAGATCTTGCTCCAGGGGGCCATCACGGGGAGCATCAGCGTCTCCACCGGGTGGTCCGGGACGGTGAGGGCGTCGCCGGGGTGGAAGACCTTGCCGCCGTCGACGAGGTAGCCGACGTTGGTGATGCGCGGGATGTCCGGGTGGATCACCGCGTGGAGTTCGCCGTGCACCTGGACGTCGAAGCCGGCGGCGGTGAAGGTGTCGCCGTGGCCGACGGTGTGGACGCGGCCGGGGAAGGCGGCGGAGAGCTTCTCCGCGACCGCCTTGAGCGTCCAGATCTCGGCTGCCGGGTTGTGCTCCATCGCGGCGCGCAGCCGGGACTCGTCGAAGTGGTCGGGGTGCTCGTGGGTGACGAGGAGGGCGTCGGCGCCGAGCGCGGCGTCCTCCTCGCTGAACCCGCCGGGGTCGAGGACGAGCGTCCGGCCGTCCTTCTCCAGGCGGACGCAGGCGTGCGACTTCTTCGTGAGCTTCATGGTCTCCATCCTGCCCCGGGGGCCGTGGGGAGGCTCACTCCTGCGGCGTGGTCTCCTCGCGGATGACCTGCTGGGCCACCTTGAACGCACTGTTCGCGGCCGGAACGCCGCAATAGACGGCCGCCTGGAGCAGCACTTCCTTGATCTCGCCCGGGGTGAGGCCGTTGCGCAGGGCGGCTCTGGTGTGGAAGGCCAGCTCGTCCAGGTGCCCCCCGGCGACCAGGGCGGTGAGGGTGACGCAGCTGCGGGTGCGCCGGTCGAGGCCGGGGCGGTCCCAGATCTCGCCCCAGGCGTAGCGGGTGATGAACTCCTGGAAGTCCCCGGAGAACTCGTCGGCCTGGGCCAGGGCCCGGTCGACGTGCGCGTCGCCCAGCACCTCGCGGCGGACCTTGATCCCGGCGTCGTAGGGGTCGGGCCGCCCCTGCGCCTGCGGCGGCACGGCGACCGGGGCGATCTCGGCGACGGGCCCGGTCTGCGGGGGCTGCGGCGGGGCCGGCGACAGGACCGGCTTCAGGGCGGCCGGGGGCAGGACGTTCTGGCCGGTGGAGGTCTCGAACGCGGGCTGCCAGGCGGTGGAGAAGTGCCGCACCAGCAGGTCGGTGACGGCCGCGGGCTGCTCCACCGGGACCAGGTGGGAGGCGCCGGGGACGACCGCGAGGCGCGCGTCCGGGATGCCCGCGACCAGCGTGCGGGCCTCGGCGGGGCCGGTGACCTGGTCGTCCGAGCCGACCAGTACCAGGGTCGGCACGCCGACCCGCCCGAGCTCGGGGCGGACGTCGAACGAGGCGAGCGCCTCGCAGGAGGCGATGTAGCAGCCGGGGTCGGTGGTACGCACCATCTGCACGGCCCACTCGGTGATCGCGGGCTGTGCGGCGGCGAACCCGCCGGTGAACCAGCGTTCGGGCGCGGTACGGGCGATGGGGTCGAGGCCGTTGGTGCGGACGATCACGCCCCGCTGCCGGAACTCGTCGGCCGTGCCGAAGCGCGGCGATGCGGCGATCAGCGCGAGCGAGGCGAGCCGCTCCGGGTGGCGCAGGGCCAGCTCGATGCCGACGGCGCCGCCGAGCGCGCAGCCCGCATAGCCGAAACGCTGGACGCCGAGCCCTTCGAGGGTGGCCAGCAGCCGCGTGCCGAGGTCACCCACGGACCCGGCCGGGTAGGCGGGGGCGCCGCCG
Protein-coding regions in this window:
- a CDS encoding amino acid ABC transporter ATP-binding protein; protein product: MAVEPLIELRDVNKHFGELHVLQDINLTVGRGEVVVVIGPSGSGKSTLCRAINRLETIESGDIVLDGQPLPLEGKPLARLRADVGMVFQAFNLFAHKTVLQNLSLGQVKVRGRRKEDADKRSRELLDRVGVADQADKYPAQLSGGQQQRVAIARALAMEPKAMLFDEPTSALDPEMINEVLEVMKQLARDGMTMIVVTHEMGFARSAANRVVFMADGRIVEDRTPDEFFTNPSSDRAKDFLSKILKH
- a CDS encoding DUF6278 family protein: MNIPFLGNRRQKVGVPDPAGIAELLAECELLRSQASRAGVRLDDTAASLEALDQLLPRWRDDEETLNWLGNDAGLYLGSVIVRTVAGAAWEIRPDGQPVVRLDSGREFDVVDSGHEWAAYGVPELSQLYAEVAES
- a CDS encoding SGNH/GDSL hydrolase family protein; the protein is MRRCVRGILIVLALCGSPVPAVSAHAAAEGRAAPVPLERLFDNVAVSDDGSPEEADFDGSGASLSARDLSAAGWTPGRALTVQGARLAWPKRQPGERDNVRAAGQDVRITGRGDALAFLVAGTAGTEVGGPGTVTYANGTRSGYRLTASDWRTGPLATKAVTLPHINTPGGQVARQARLYVVTVPLVPGRAVTSVRLPRAAGLHVFAVSVRTATPGWTGSWTTATGGYAAVGPWTDRTLRLVVHTSAGGPRVRLRFDNTFAAAPVRIGSATVAVQASGAASRATPVALSFGGAAGVTLPAGAQAYSDPLGFSVPADTNLLVSFHLPGTVSAAPVHGLAQQRSYVSEPGDHTAEGAAGAYTSVITRWPLLAGVDVSGGPGSVVLLGDSITDGDKSTVDANRRWPNVLAGRLLKQSTVPRYGVLNLGVSGNRVVTDRYPGDGVSTDTAGVSALHRFDRDVLAQPSTRTAVVFEGINDLRWGTSAEQLIAGLRELAARGHARGLRMLAATILPCEGEARCTAAVDAERAEVNAWIRAGEVFDGVLDFDAVVRDPQRPSRMLPAYDSGDHLHPGDTGLAALADSVDLRLLRP
- a CDS encoding exodeoxyribonuclease III produces the protein MRIATWNVNSITARLPRLLAWLENSGTDVLCLQEAKVAEEQFPSEQLRELGYEAAVHATGRWNGVAVLSRVGIEDVVKGVPGDPGFDGSVEPRAISATCGPLRVWSVYVPNGREVDHPHYAYKLQWFEALKAAVAGDAAGSRPFAVMGDYNVAPTDDDVFDPAFFEGSTHVTPAERAALASLREAGLSDVVPRPLKYDQPFTYWDYRQLSFPKNRGMRIDLVYGNAPFAKAVSDAYVDREERKGKGASDHAPVVVDLDV
- a CDS encoding MBL fold metallo-hydrolase, with the translated sequence MKLTKKSHACVRLEKDGRTLVLDPGGFSEEDAALGADALLVTHEHPDHFDESRLRAAMEHNPAAEIWTLKAVAEKLSAAFPGRVHTVGHGDTFTAAGFDVQVHGELHAVIHPDIPRITNVGYLVDGGKVFHPGDALTVPDHPVETLMLPVMAPWSKISEVIDYVRELKPQRAYDIHDALLTDLARPIYDRQIGQLGGSDHLRLTPGESAEV
- the pcaDC gene encoding bifunctional 3-oxoadipate enol-lactonase/4-carboxymuconolactone decarboxylase PcaDC, which encodes MSETPSNTLQYRFDGPEEAPVLILGPSLGTTWHMWDRQIPELIKQWRVFRFDLPGHGGAPAYPAGSVGDLGTRLLATLEGLGVQRFGYAGCALGGAVGIELALRHPERLASLALIAASPRFGTADEFRQRGVIVRTNGLDPIARTAPERWFTGGFAAAQPAITEWAVQMVRTTDPGCYIASCEALASFDVRPELGRVGVPTLVLVGSDDQVTGPAEARTLVAGIPDARLAVVPGASHLVPVEQPAAVTDLLVRHFSTAWQPAFETSTGQNVLPPAALKPVLSPAPPQPPQTGPVAEIAPVAVPPQAQGRPDPYDAGIKVRREVLGDAHVDRALAQADEFSGDFQEFITRYAWGEIWDRPGLDRRTRSCVTLTALVAGGHLDELAFHTRAALRNGLTPGEIKEVLLQAAVYCGVPAANSAFKVAQQVIREETTPQE